Proteins found in one Actinokineospora alba genomic segment:
- a CDS encoding S8/S53 family peptidase produces the protein MIGTRRRVRSPLLDLVRLPPVRRHGAGSPDIAIGLVSGDNDITALACVLTGDALSVSPLCPILPRSCPDAGVTPGELSVILGELLDGPANVIAIGTGLLDGGVHERRVLAETLDRAAERGVLIFAAGGPHTDLTTHSWVLPVSSCAPSGRVSWFVDLEDEPRGLLAPGEDLPGPTGPASGNGVAATLVAGTAALLLSLHPLAGGHRVRSALSIGATNPRRSGPPLLDVTRAHEHLGLLNFAAG, from the coding sequence ATGATCGGAACGCGCCGCCGCGTTCGTTCACCGCTGCTCGACCTCGTGCGGCTGCCCCCGGTCCGCCGCCACGGCGCGGGGTCGCCCGACATCGCCATCGGACTCGTCAGCGGCGACAACGACATCACCGCCCTCGCCTGCGTCCTGACCGGCGACGCGCTCTCGGTCAGCCCCCTGTGCCCGATCCTGCCCCGGTCCTGCCCGGACGCGGGCGTCACCCCAGGGGAGTTATCGGTCATCCTGGGGGAACTGCTCGACGGCCCGGCGAACGTCATCGCCATCGGCACCGGCCTGCTCGACGGGGGCGTGCACGAACGGCGTGTTCTCGCCGAGACCCTCGACCGCGCCGCCGAACGCGGCGTCCTCATCTTCGCCGCGGGCGGCCCGCACACCGACCTGACCACCCACTCCTGGGTGCTTCCCGTCTCCTCCTGCGCGCCTTCGGGCCGGGTCAGCTGGTTCGTCGACCTCGAAGACGAACCCCGCGGCCTGCTCGCCCCCGGCGAGGACCTCCCCGGACCCACCGGGCCCGCCTCCGGCAACGGCGTCGCCGCGACACTCGTCGCCGGAACCGCCGCGCTGCTGCTGTCGCTGCACCCCCTCGCGGGCGGTCACCGGGTCCGTTCCGCGCTGTCCATCGGCGCCACCAACCCGCGCCGCAGCGGCCCCCCGCTGCTCGACGTGACCCGCGCCCACGAACACCTCGGCCTGCTCAACTTCGCCGCAGGCTGA
- the mptB gene encoding polyprenol phosphomannose-dependent alpha 1,6 mannosyltransferase MptB — MATTTDPSPDVEESLVAEKIEHAEAPAAAERRGPLPVRTIALGTAGSLMILISAFGAAGILVSDPVLGHGPLSWIRYGHGRMLATVVLYLGFALVVWAWIRLGRHVLAGRVGSRPVLVAAACWMGPLLISPPVFTRDVFSYLAQGALPLYGEDPYAVGPIVLGLQELVQNVHPFWQTTPAPYGPLFILLAKGIAAVAGTNMILGVILMRLALLIGLGLLLWALPGLVRHLGGNLPTTLWLAIAGPMTVVHLVGGPHNDLLMVGFLAAGTLCVLERKHVVGILLVTLGAAVKATAAIALPFLVWVWAGHLNSTFWKNFTRACAASVGIFVGAFAATTWLAGVNLGWFKALQAPAMIVNWLSVPTAIGEIVHTVVNVVIDANKSWFVNTARAIGGLLFFAIAIRQWWLSRHGGSDAVRRMAFVLFAVAVLSPATLPWYLTWGFVIAAALPWQRRQLAILASAAVFLVLTYSPAGEDLLYNWPFIAGAIAVSVLAGISLLRNDPLGLFGERQELVTLPAKV, encoded by the coding sequence ATGGCCACCACCACAGATCCGTCTCCAGACGTGGAAGAGTCCTTGGTCGCAGAGAAGATTGAGCACGCCGAAGCCCCCGCCGCCGCTGAGCGCAGGGGCCCGCTTCCCGTGCGCACGATCGCCCTCGGCACGGCGGGCAGCCTGATGATCCTCATCAGCGCGTTCGGCGCCGCGGGCATCCTCGTCAGCGACCCCGTCCTCGGCCACGGCCCGTTGTCGTGGATCAGATACGGCCACGGCCGGATGCTGGCCACCGTCGTGCTCTACCTCGGCTTCGCGCTCGTCGTGTGGGCGTGGATCCGGCTGGGCAGGCACGTGCTCGCGGGGCGGGTCGGCTCCCGGCCGGTCCTCGTCGCCGCCGCGTGCTGGATGGGCCCGCTGCTCATCTCGCCGCCGGTGTTCACCCGCGACGTGTTCTCCTACCTCGCCCAGGGCGCGCTGCCGCTCTACGGCGAGGACCCGTACGCCGTCGGGCCGATCGTGCTGGGCCTGCAGGAACTCGTGCAGAACGTGCACCCGTTCTGGCAGACCACCCCGGCGCCCTACGGGCCGCTGTTCATCCTCCTGGCCAAGGGCATCGCCGCCGTCGCCGGGACGAACATGATCCTCGGCGTCATCCTCATGCGGCTGGCGCTGCTGATCGGCCTCGGACTGCTGCTGTGGGCGCTGCCCGGCCTGGTCCGCCACCTCGGCGGCAACCTGCCGACCACCCTGTGGCTGGCCATCGCGGGCCCGATGACCGTCGTGCACCTTGTCGGCGGCCCGCACAACGACCTGCTGATGGTGGGCTTCCTCGCCGCGGGCACGCTGTGCGTCCTCGAACGCAAGCACGTCGTCGGCATCCTGCTGGTGACCCTCGGCGCCGCGGTCAAGGCCACCGCCGCCATCGCCCTGCCGTTCCTGGTGTGGGTGTGGGCCGGCCACCTGAACTCCACGTTCTGGAAGAACTTCACCCGCGCCTGCGCGGCCTCCGTCGGCATCTTCGTCGGCGCGTTCGCCGCGACGACGTGGCTCGCCGGGGTCAACCTGGGCTGGTTCAAGGCCCTGCAGGCCCCCGCGATGATCGTCAACTGGCTCTCGGTGCCGACCGCGATCGGCGAGATCGTCCACACGGTCGTCAACGTGGTCATCGACGCGAACAAGAGCTGGTTCGTCAACACCGCCCGCGCGATCGGCGGCCTGCTGTTCTTCGCCATCGCGATCCGCCAGTGGTGGCTCTCGCGGCACGGCGGCTCCGACGCGGTCCGCCGCATGGCGTTCGTCCTGTTCGCCGTCGCGGTCCTGTCCCCGGCCACCCTGCCGTGGTACCTGACCTGGGGCTTCGTGATCGCCGCCGCGCTGCCGTGGCAACGCCGCCAGCTCGCGATCCTGGCCAGCGCCGCGGTGTTCCTGGTGCTGACGTACTCGCCTGCCGGTGAGGACCTGCTCTACAACTGGCCGTTCATCGCGGGCGCCATCGCGGTGTCGGTGCTGGCGGGGATCTCCCTGCTGCGCAACGACCCGCTGGGCCTGTTCGGCGAACGACAGGAACTGGTCACCCTCCCCGCGAAGGTCTGA